CGAACACCTGCTGCGGCCGGCAGCCCAGCGCGGGCCCGATCCGCTCGGCCAGCTCTCGCCCGCACTTGGCGCCACCGACCAGCAGAACGTCCAAAGTGGACAGATCGCGGGTGGTGCGGGCGGCGGCCTGCACCCAGGCGACGGCCAGCGGCGGCACCACTCCGGTGATCGTCACGCCCTCGGCCTCGATCAGCCGGAACGCGGTGTCGGCGTCCGGTCGCGGGGCGAGCACGCTGGTCGCGCCCGCGTGCAGCGCACCGAGCACGCCCGGCGAGCTGAGCGGGTAGTTGTGCGCCACCGGCAACGCCGCCAGGTACACGCTTTCCGGGCGCAGCGCGCAGATCCGCGCGCTCTCGCGGACGCTGTAGAGGTAGTCGTCGTGGGTGCGCGGGATCAGCTTCGGCAGGCCGGTGCTGCCACCGGACAACTGGAGGAACGCCACCCCGGACGGATCGGGGTCGGGCAGTTCGCGGGGCGTGGTCGCGGCCAGGTCGTCGAACTCCGGTGAGCCGACGACCAGCACGTCCCGCACCGAAGCCACGTCACCGGCGACGGCGCGCGCGGTGGCGGCGTGGTCGTGCCGCTCGTGCTCACCGACGGTCAGGATCGCCACGGCCTCGCTCTGCCCGGCGAAGTGCCGCAGTTCGGTGTCGCGGTGGGCGGGCAGCGCGAACACCGGCCACGCCCCGGCCCGCCACAACCCGAACACCACGGGCAGGAACTCCGGGATGTTCGGCAGCTGCACGACCACCCGGTCTCCGGCGCGAATCCCGGAACCGGCCAGCCCGGCGGCGATCCGGTGCGCGCGCTCGTCGAGTTCGGCGAAGCTCCAGCGCGCCGTCTCGCCGTCGCGCTCCCCCACCACGGCGGTGCGCCCGGAGTAGGCCTGTGCCAAGGAAGTCAGCAGCGAGCCGAAGGTCTGGCCGCGCCAGTACCCGGCGGCGCGGTAGTGCGCGGCGATTTCCTCGGGCCAGGCAACGTGATCGGCGCTCATGCCGCCCCCTCCAGGCCGAGCGCCCGCAGCAGGGTGCGGAACTTCGCGCTCGTCTCGGCGAGTTCGGCCGCCGGATCGGAACCGGCCACCACCCCGGCCCCGGCGAACAAGCGGACCGACCGGTCGCACACCTCGGCGCTGCGAATGGTCACCACCCATTCGCCGTCGCCGTGGAGGTCGGTCCAGCCGACGAGACCCGAGTAGTAACCGCGGTCCTCCGGCTCCAGCTCGGCGATCGTGTCGCGGGCGCGTTCGACCGGGACACCGCAGACGGCGGGCGTCGGGTGCAGCGCCTCGGCCAGCGCGAGCGCGGAAACGTCCGGGTCGGCGATCCGGCCGGTAATCCGGGTCGAGAGGTGCCACATGGTCGGC
The genomic region above belongs to Amycolatopsis sp. YIM 10 and contains:
- a CDS encoding (2,3-dihydroxybenzoyl)adenylate synthase; the encoded protein is MSADHVAWPEEIAAHYRAAGYWRGQTFGSLLTSLAQAYSGRTAVVGERDGETARWSFAELDERAHRIAAGLAGSGIRAGDRVVVQLPNIPEFLPVVFGLWRAGAWPVFALPAHRDTELRHFAGQSEAVAILTVGEHERHDHAATARAVAGDVASVRDVLVVGSPEFDDLAATTPRELPDPDPSGVAFLQLSGGSTGLPKLIPRTHDDYLYSVRESARICALRPESVYLAALPVAHNYPLSSPGVLGALHAGATSVLAPRPDADTAFRLIEAEGVTITGVVPPLAVAWVQAAARTTRDLSTLDVLLVGGAKCGRELAERIGPALGCRPQQVFGMAEGLVCYTRLDDPEEIVLTTQGRPISLDDEIRVVNPADPEATSEDVVPDGEAGALLTRGPYTIRGYFRAEEHNATAFTADGFYRTGDLVRRTPTGHLEVVGRAKEQINRGGEKVAAEEVENHLMAHPAVLDAAVVAVPDEYLGERTCAYVVPVAGGAPTGAELRRFVRERGIAAFKVPDLVQVVEAFPVTGVGKTSKRELRAALAAVAKG